A genomic segment from Tindallia californiensis encodes:
- the phnE gene encoding phosphonate ABC transporter, permease protein PhnE — MISLKEYMHKRSRNRLLSLLIAFLIMMLVGHQVEFSFAKVVAGLPGMADLFRRMAHPNFSYMGEVLEKISETVEIAVLSSLAGVMMAIPFSLLTSENISPSLVLSKGLNAIFAFFRTIPSLIWAALLVSVFSIGKFSGIIALTIIAFLMSLKLFREYIESINENQINSTRSVGAGSLEVLRYCILPNMVGMAVSVFFIVFETNIRSATVLGLVGAGGIGQIMWRDLNHLRYDNLATIILALFATILFIDTLSFLVRKFLVRHTPKDQSLEHYRKRKILKSMAIPLGFLGLIAVIINQLNITQERLMIGYRQGSHIVFRMLQVDFSYYPRLFEGLLESFMIAVFATIVGGFLAMVLSFFAASSIAPNRLASLLTKGLINIMRTFPPIIMAIIFFRGVGPGPLAGALALSIYTTGVLTKMYSEVLENMPINVRDSVLVTGASRLEAYRHGVFPQTFSNFISLLLYRMESNIRNSTILGIIGAGGIGTALTTNISWRNWERVGLLLLGVSIMIIFIDRLSNYLRQKVK; from the coding sequence ATGATATCCTTAAAAGAATATATGCATAAGAGGAGCCGGAATCGGCTCCTTTCGTTGCTGATAGCGTTTTTAATCATGATGTTGGTGGGGCATCAGGTAGAGTTCAGTTTTGCTAAGGTAGTTGCTGGCCTGCCAGGGATGGCAGATCTTTTTCGGCGAATGGCTCATCCGAACTTTTCCTATATGGGAGAAGTGTTAGAAAAAATCAGTGAAACCGTAGAAATTGCCGTTTTATCTTCTCTGGCAGGTGTGATGATGGCCATTCCTTTTTCTCTGCTAACGTCAGAAAATATTAGTCCTAGCCTAGTTTTAAGCAAAGGATTAAATGCCATTTTTGCTTTTTTTAGAACGATCCCTAGTTTAATATGGGCAGCTCTTTTAGTATCTGTCTTTAGTATTGGCAAATTTTCAGGCATCATTGCGCTTACCATTATTGCGTTTTTAATGTCCTTGAAGCTTTTTCGGGAATATATTGAATCTATTAATGAAAACCAGATCAACTCTACTAGATCCGTAGGTGCTGGTTCGCTGGAAGTTCTCCGGTATTGTATATTGCCTAATATGGTGGGAATGGCGGTATCGGTGTTTTTTATTGTTTTTGAAACTAATATCAGAAGTGCGACTGTCTTGGGGCTGGTAGGGGCTGGTGGTATTGGACAGATTATGTGGCGGGACTTAAATCATCTTCGATATGATAATTTGGCAACTATTATTTTGGCCTTGTTTGCTACCATTCTATTCATTGATACCCTTAGTTTTTTAGTGAGAAAGTTTTTAGTCCGGCATACACCAAAGGATCAAAGTCTTGAGCATTATCGGAAAAGAAAAATTCTAAAATCCATGGCGATTCCTTTAGGATTTTTAGGGTTGATCGCAGTAATTATTAATCAGCTCAATATTACTCAGGAACGATTAATGATCGGATATCGGCAAGGCAGTCACATTGTTTTTCGGATGCTGCAGGTAGACTTTTCCTATTATCCCCGATTGTTTGAAGGGTTGCTGGAAAGTTTTATGATTGCTGTTTTTGCCACCATAGTGGGTGGTTTTTTGGCAATGGTGCTGTCTTTTTTTGCCGCCTCTTCCATAGCTCCCAACAGGTTAGCGTCGTTGCTGACAAAAGGACTCATTAATATAATGCGCACTTTTCCACCTATTATCATGGCCATTATTTTTTTTCGTGGAGTGGGGCCAGGACCGCTGGCAGGTGCCTTAGCTCTTAGTATTTATACGACTGGCGTGCTGACAAAAATGTACAGCGAGGTGCTAGAAAACATGCCAATCAATGTACGGGACAGCGTTTTGGTTACAGGAGCCAGTCGGTTGGAAGCCTATCGGCACGGTGTTTTTCCACAGACATTTTCTAATTTTATTAGCCTGCTATTGTATCGAATGGAGTCTAACATACGGAATTCAACCATTCTGGGGATCATTGGAGCCGGTGGTATAGGAACAGCCCTTACGACCAATATTAGTTGGAGAAACTGGGAAAGGGTAGGCCTTCTGCTGCTGGGGGTATCAATAATGATTATTTTCATTGATCGACTTTCCAATTACCTTCGTCAAAAGGTAAAATAA
- a CDS encoding DNA topoisomerase III — protein MSKSFVLAEKPSVARDIARVLTCTRKGNGFLEGDKYVVSWALGHLVTLMDPEGYDKKYQQWRLEDLPILPKDLKLEVIRQSRQQYNAVSNQLKRKDIKEIIIATDAGREGELVARWILEKAGNRKPIKRLWISSVTDQAIRQGFQQLKEGKAYENLYASAVARSEADWVVGINATRALTCKHNAQLSCGRVQTPTLAILADRQKEIQQFQPKTYYGLSADAQNLKLLWRDPKTNSTRSFDQQGMEQKQQSLLGKKARITSVKKTAKTTLAPGLYDLTLLQREANSRFGFSAKETLSYLQKLYEEHKVLTYPRTDSKHLSSDMIGTLKERIKACSIGPYATFAGTILRQGIKTNKSFVDDRKVTDHHAIIPTEESPFLSELRDGERKIYDMVLRRFLSVFYPPFVYDETLVEASIGDETFIARGKVIKDLGWKSVMEKNKSGNSYDSDDLEEESLETADSSSHFYPEQVLPVLEKGQELLVKQLKLTTGKTKPPPFFTEGTLLAAMENPGKYMVSSDKDLKKTLQETGGLGTVATRGDIIEKLQKSFLMEKRGNALHLTSKGRQLLELVPEKMKSPLLTAQWEQRLSAIASGKLTKTSFVSDMREYAKTIVREIGHSTTVFKHDNVSREKCPECGKYLLEVQGKKGKMLVCQDRECGHRKSVALVTNARCPECRKKLELRGEGDGRIFVCRCGYREKLSVFEARKKKQGHQKVSKKEVNRYLKEQEKKKDEPINTALADALSKFTFDD, from the coding sequence ATGAGTAAATCATTTGTACTAGCCGAAAAACCTTCTGTCGCCAGAGACATTGCTCGGGTACTAACGTGTACTCGAAAGGGAAATGGATTTCTAGAAGGCGATAAATACGTTGTTAGCTGGGCCTTAGGGCATTTGGTAACGTTAATGGATCCGGAAGGCTACGACAAAAAATACCAACAATGGCGTTTAGAGGATTTGCCGATTCTTCCTAAAGACCTTAAATTAGAAGTGATTCGTCAAAGCCGGCAGCAGTATAACGCTGTTAGCAATCAATTGAAACGTAAAGATATCAAGGAAATTATTATCGCTACGGACGCCGGAAGAGAAGGCGAATTAGTAGCTCGATGGATTCTTGAAAAAGCAGGAAACCGAAAACCTATCAAACGTTTATGGATTTCTTCCGTTACAGACCAGGCCATTCGTCAAGGTTTTCAGCAGTTAAAAGAAGGAAAAGCCTATGAAAACCTCTATGCTTCTGCCGTTGCTCGTTCTGAAGCCGATTGGGTAGTCGGAATCAATGCAACTCGAGCCCTCACCTGTAAACATAATGCTCAGCTTTCCTGTGGCCGGGTACAAACACCAACTTTGGCGATCCTGGCTGATCGACAAAAGGAAATTCAACAGTTTCAACCCAAAACCTATTATGGGCTTTCTGCCGATGCACAGAACCTAAAACTCCTCTGGCGAGATCCTAAGACTAACTCCACCAGAAGCTTTGATCAGCAAGGAATGGAACAAAAACAACAGTCTCTGCTTGGTAAAAAGGCCCGCATCACTTCTGTCAAAAAAACAGCTAAAACAACCTTAGCACCAGGACTTTACGATTTAACCCTTTTACAACGAGAGGCCAATAGCCGCTTCGGCTTCTCGGCCAAAGAAACGCTCTCCTATTTGCAGAAGCTTTACGAAGAACATAAAGTACTCACTTATCCCAGAACCGATTCAAAGCATCTGTCTTCCGATATGATCGGAACCTTAAAAGAGCGGATTAAAGCTTGTAGTATCGGTCCTTATGCCACCTTTGCCGGCACTATTCTTCGCCAAGGAATCAAAACCAATAAGTCTTTCGTTGACGATCGCAAGGTAACGGACCATCATGCCATTATCCCCACAGAAGAAAGCCCTTTTCTGTCTGAACTTAGAGACGGAGAACGAAAGATATACGATATGGTCTTACGCCGGTTTTTATCCGTCTTTTACCCGCCTTTTGTTTATGATGAAACTTTAGTAGAAGCTTCTATCGGAGACGAAACCTTTATTGCCCGAGGCAAGGTAATCAAAGACCTTGGTTGGAAGTCTGTAATGGAAAAAAACAAATCTGGAAACTCCTATGACTCAGATGATCTAGAGGAAGAATCCCTTGAAACGGCTGATTCCTCCAGCCACTTTTATCCAGAGCAGGTATTACCAGTCCTTGAAAAGGGACAGGAATTATTGGTCAAACAGCTTAAGTTAACCACCGGAAAAACCAAGCCACCACCTTTCTTTACAGAAGGAACCTTATTGGCTGCCATGGAAAATCCAGGTAAATATATGGTTTCCAGCGATAAGGATCTAAAGAAAACCTTGCAGGAAACAGGTGGTTTAGGTACAGTCGCTACTCGAGGAGATATTATTGAAAAACTCCAAAAAAGCTTCCTGATGGAAAAACGAGGAAATGCGCTTCACCTTACCTCCAAAGGAAGGCAATTATTGGAGCTGGTGCCGGAAAAAATGAAATCACCATTGTTGACAGCTCAGTGGGAACAGCGCCTAAGTGCCATTGCCAGCGGGAAATTGACAAAAACCAGCTTTGTCAGTGATATGAGGGAATACGCAAAAACCATTGTAAGGGAAATTGGCCATAGTACAACTGTTTTTAAGCATGATAATGTATCCCGAGAAAAATGTCCAGAGTGTGGGAAATACCTTCTTGAAGTTCAGGGAAAAAAAGGAAAAATGTTGGTATGTCAAGATCGGGAATGCGGTCACCGAAAATCTGTAGCGTTGGTTACCAATGCCCGTTGTCCGGAATGTCGAAAGAAATTGGAACTACGTGGCGAAGGAGACGGGCGTATCTTTGTTTGTCGCTGTGGTTACCGGGAAAAACTAAGTGTTTTTGAGGCCAGAAAGAAAAAGCAGGGGCATCAGAAAGTCTCTAAAAAGGAAGTCAACCGATACTTAAAAGAACAGGAAAAGAAAAAGGACGAGCCAATTAACACTGCTTTGGCCGACGCCCTTTCGAAGTTTACTTTTGATGATTAG
- a CDS encoding EAL domain-containing protein, translated as MGNPLTLANLFSTGLLFSAALYMIFGTYTLTLSPKGRLNQLFLVVCSLLSLWSFSYALAFSAPNEQTAYFWFRIGVFGWAFVYSVLLHFFFELTEHKEWLKKRWVMVALYLPALVNIGIFGIFSPWAQRYYNLIYSKYGWINISEPGTADLFFHSHYLIFSLTGIWVLWKWKKTKQNPDARKTVMVIIFSFGITILMGTVIDVLFSRYYGYEIPQLGTVVALLMTVAFFYAVKKHGLMVNRPKSSIAEEGEILSEKRRVQFYTMMGTAFIIGSFLNYGDYLFKGESFLSVNFFSGILFLFGIAILLLPHTELANHRKDIVMMTLVTCSIPLMMLYYLHSSSSNIIWPAPLIFMMISAVFTKRMMLVMITISALISQLYFWTKVPSHLVMVNTGDHLSRVTIYLLGAVVALYVNRVYAQRLKENEEKTRLQRMIAELSLDFVSVHPENLDKRINRLLEKAGIFFQVDRCYLFCFSEDGCTVTYTHEWCAEGIEPAIQQIGTLPVSYVPWWINQLERNRSVYIPDTSKMPPEAQAEKEILEMQHIKSLLSLPVSSHGKTTGFLGFDSVKEHKEWEPGHQEALQILANLISDALIKVKAVKEISQMAYYDSLTGLCNRRMFKQRLTEAISMAARSQKMIGVLFLDLDAFKAVNDTMGHDKGDQLLKKIAKRISERVREHDTVCRFGGDEFLIMFPQIDHATQVMQAAEKIINDLKQPVILEGHPFYVTASGGISIYPLDGKEADTLIKNADLSMYTSKEQGKNQIHFCTPEMKEKINERAELIQDLHHALDRKEFVLHYQPQVSVATKEIVGLEALIRWRHPTKGLIAPGRFIPLAEQTGLIKPIGRWVLETACFQSKQWQKMGNGKMFMSVNLSVEQLRKDNMVEVVKKTLEKTELDPSLLELEITETTAIKEPEYIVKTLHDLKELGVAISIDDFGTEYSSLSRLRELPIDRIKMAMQFVHAVTKGPKDEAIAVGVINLAKSIGLKVIAEGVEIEEQLAFLADRICDEAQGHYLYQPMSAEEIEGMFRNQLNTG; from the coding sequence ATGGGTAATCCCCTTACGTTAGCAAACCTTTTTTCGACAGGGTTACTTTTTTCAGCAGCGTTGTACATGATTTTTGGAACCTATACCTTGACCCTAAGTCCAAAGGGGCGTCTAAATCAGCTGTTTCTTGTGGTATGCAGCCTGTTGTCCCTATGGTCTTTTTCGTATGCCTTGGCTTTTTCGGCACCAAATGAACAAACGGCCTATTTCTGGTTTCGCATAGGGGTTTTTGGTTGGGCCTTTGTCTATAGTGTGTTACTGCACTTTTTTTTCGAGTTGACAGAACATAAAGAATGGTTGAAAAAAAGATGGGTGATGGTGGCGCTGTATCTTCCGGCATTGGTCAATATTGGGATTTTTGGGATTTTCAGTCCCTGGGCACAGCGTTATTATAACCTAATATATTCAAAATATGGATGGATAAACATATCAGAACCTGGTACAGCGGATCTCTTTTTTCATTCCCATTATCTGATTTTTTCGCTGACGGGAATTTGGGTTCTTTGGAAATGGAAAAAAACAAAACAAAATCCAGATGCACGAAAAACAGTAATGGTCATCATTTTTTCTTTTGGAATCACGATATTAATGGGTACAGTAATAGATGTATTATTTAGTCGATACTACGGTTATGAAATTCCTCAATTGGGGACAGTGGTTGCACTGCTCATGACGGTAGCGTTTTTTTATGCGGTGAAAAAGCATGGGCTGATGGTAAATCGGCCCAAATCAAGTATCGCAGAAGAAGGTGAAATACTGAGTGAAAAAAGACGGGTACAGTTTTATACCATGATGGGTACGGCTTTTATCATAGGGAGTTTTTTGAATTATGGTGATTATCTATTCAAAGGAGAATCTTTTCTATCGGTGAATTTTTTTAGCGGGATTTTATTTCTTTTTGGAATTGCGATCCTTCTCTTGCCTCATACAGAGCTGGCGAATCATCGCAAAGACATTGTTATGATGACATTAGTGACCTGTTCCATCCCGTTGATGATGCTGTATTATCTGCATTCTTCGTCCAGTAATATTATATGGCCGGCACCGCTGATATTTATGATGATCTCAGCGGTGTTTACCAAAAGAATGATGCTGGTCATGATTACGATTTCGGCGCTGATCAGTCAACTCTATTTCTGGACGAAAGTTCCTTCTCATTTAGTGATGGTGAACACAGGTGACCATCTATCGCGGGTAACGATTTATCTGCTAGGTGCTGTGGTAGCCTTATATGTTAATCGTGTCTATGCTCAGCGCTTAAAAGAAAACGAAGAAAAAACACGCCTGCAGCGTATGATCGCGGAGCTATCTCTGGATTTTGTTAGTGTCCATCCGGAAAATTTAGATAAAAGAATTAATAGGTTGCTGGAAAAAGCAGGGATTTTCTTTCAGGTAGACCGCTGTTATCTGTTCTGTTTTTCAGAAGATGGATGTACCGTTACTTATACCCACGAATGGTGTGCTGAAGGAATTGAGCCAGCAATCCAGCAGATAGGAACCCTTCCGGTTTCTTATGTACCCTGGTGGATAAACCAATTGGAAAGAAACCGGTCTGTTTATATACCGGACACAAGCAAAATGCCTCCGGAAGCTCAGGCCGAAAAAGAAATTCTGGAGATGCAACATATTAAATCCTTACTGTCTTTACCGGTCAGTAGCCATGGGAAAACAACCGGGTTTTTGGGTTTTGACTCTGTGAAAGAGCATAAAGAATGGGAACCAGGCCATCAGGAAGCACTTCAAATATTGGCGAATTTAATATCCGATGCACTGATTAAGGTGAAAGCGGTGAAAGAAATTAGCCAAATGGCATATTATGACAGCCTTACGGGCCTTTGTAATCGAAGAATGTTCAAGCAACGTCTGACGGAAGCTATTTCAATGGCCGCCCGCAGTCAAAAAATGATTGGGGTATTGTTCCTGGATTTAGATGCATTTAAAGCCGTTAACGACACCATGGGCCACGATAAAGGAGATCAGTTGCTAAAAAAGATAGCTAAGAGAATTTCCGAAAGAGTCAGAGAGCATGACACGGTGTGTCGTTTTGGAGGCGATGAATTTCTGATTATGTTTCCACAGATTGATCATGCTACTCAGGTGATGCAAGCGGCAGAAAAAATAATCAATGATTTGAAACAACCTGTCATATTAGAAGGGCATCCCTTTTATGTAACCGCCAGTGGTGGAATTTCGATTTACCCTCTCGATGGAAAAGAGGCAGATACCCTCATTAAAAATGCAGACTTATCTATGTACACGTCAAAAGAACAAGGAAAGAATCAAATTCATTTTTGCACCCCGGAAATGAAGGAAAAGATTAATGAAAGAGCCGAATTAATTCAAGACCTGCACCATGCTTTAGATCGCAAGGAATTTGTGCTGCACTATCAACCTCAAGTGAGTGTGGCTACCAAAGAAATTGTTGGATTGGAAGCCTTGATTAGGTGGCGGCATCCCACCAAGGGACTTATAGCGCCAGGGCGGTTTATTCCTTTAGCGGAACAGACAGGCCTTATTAAACCGATTGGGCGTTGGGTGTTAGAGACAGCTTGTTTTCAGAGTAAACAGTGGCAGAAAATGGGTAATGGCAAGATGTTTATGAGTGTTAATCTTTCTGTAGAGCAGCTTCGTAAAGATAATATGGTGGAAGTAGTGAAAAAAACCTTGGAAAAAACAGAACTGGATCCATCTTTATTAGAGCTGGAAATCACCGAAACAACAGCGATTAAAGAGCCGGAGTATATTGTCAAAACCTTGCATGACCTGAAAGAGTTGGGAGTTGCGATTTCTATTGATGATTTTGGGACGGAATATTCTTCTTTGAGCCGACTCCGGGAACTGCCTATCGATCGGATTAAAATGGCAATGCAATTTGTTCATGCGGTCACAAAAGGACCAAAAGATGAAGCCATTGCCGTAGGAGTAATTAATCTGGCTAAAAGCATTGGATTAAAAGTTATTGCAGAGGGTGTGGAGATTGAAGAACAGTTAGCCTTTTTAGCGGATAGAATTTGTGATGAAGCTCAGGGTCATTACCTGTATCAGCCCATGTCGGCAGAAGAAATAGAAGGTATGTTTAGGAATCAGTTAAACACCGGATAA
- a CDS encoding Hsp20/alpha crystallin family protein, whose protein sequence is MMNHLVPFRNQRRGRDLDTLFERFFNDPIFGDHRMAPAIQSGIKVDIQEEDDQYLMEAEIPGFDKEQINVHYDNDHLIISAEKEDEVNEERDNYICRERKMGRVSRSFHVKDIDPGKIEAKYENGILKVTIPKDPQKETRKQIEIK, encoded by the coding sequence ATGATGAACCATTTGGTACCATTCAGAAATCAAAGAAGAGGACGGGATTTGGATACTCTGTTTGAACGGTTTTTCAATGATCCTATATTTGGAGATCATCGAATGGCACCGGCGATTCAGTCCGGCATTAAGGTGGATATTCAAGAAGAGGACGATCAATACTTGATGGAAGCGGAAATTCCAGGATTTGACAAAGAACAGATTAATGTTCATTACGACAATGATCATCTCATTATTTCTGCTGAAAAAGAAGATGAAGTGAACGAAGAAAGAGACAACTATATTTGCCGGGAACGGAAAATGGGAAGGGTTAGCCGAAGTTTTCATGTCAAAGATATTGATCCGGGAAAAATTGAAGCAAAGTATGAAAATGGTATTCTGAAAGTGACAATCCCTAAAGATCCGCAAAAGGAAACAAGAAAACAAATTGAAATTAAATAA
- the phnC gene encoding phosphonate ABC transporter ATP-binding protein, with product MLKAENLKVIYDNKTLALQDINLKVGHGEFVGIIGSSGSGKSTLLKCMNLLVRPTGGKICLDDRDLMSLTSKGLREIRREIGFIFQDYNLIDRSTVIDNVLIGRLSYKTPFQSLFRIFSQDDYERAQKALSYVALEEKMYERADQLSGGQKQRVAIAKTLCQRPKVMLADEPVASLDQATAHLIMEYFRRANQKKNITILINLHDVKLAKTYCSRIIGLKKGSLVFDGKAGELTDDILKRIYA from the coding sequence ATGCTTAAGGCAGAGAATCTGAAAGTGATATACGATAATAAAACATTGGCACTTCAGGATATAAACCTGAAGGTGGGGCATGGAGAATTTGTAGGGATTATTGGTTCCAGCGGCAGTGGAAAGTCTACGCTGCTAAAATGCATGAATCTCTTAGTACGCCCTACCGGAGGGAAAATCTGCCTTGATGACCGGGATCTGATGAGTTTGACGAGTAAAGGATTGAGGGAAATCCGAAGAGAGATAGGCTTTATCTTTCAAGATTATAATTTGATCGATCGGTCGACGGTTATTGATAATGTTTTAATAGGAAGACTTTCCTATAAAACTCCTTTTCAGTCCTTATTTCGGATTTTTAGCCAAGATGATTATGAGAGAGCTCAAAAAGCGTTGTCTTATGTGGCTCTAGAGGAAAAAATGTATGAACGGGCGGATCAGTTAAGTGGTGGACAGAAACAGCGAGTAGCCATTGCAAAAACCTTATGCCAGCGCCCTAAAGTAATGCTGGCTGATGAGCCGGTAGCAAGCTTGGATCAAGCCACTGCTCATTTGATTATGGAATATTTCCGTCGAGCCAATCAAAAGAAAAACATTACGATTCTTATTAATTTACACGATGTGAAGCTGGCAAAAACGTACTGTTCCAGGATTATCGGGCTTAAAAAAGGAAGCTTGGTTTTTGACGGGAAAGCAGGTGAGTTAACAGATGATATCCTTAAAAGAATATATGCATAA
- a CDS encoding phosphate/phosphite/phosphonate ABC transporter substrate-binding protein, whose translation MKKIIAIGLLIALLIALPACGNEEEEVITMGFVPMRDGDALIESVEPLTAMLSEELGVTVKGFTATNYVGVVEGLGSGQVDFGFIPPLAYVLANQESDAEVILTSLNRSGEAFYKSQFLVREDSEIEDFQDIKGKIVAFVDPSSTSGYLFPGAFLVTEGIDLERDIQYSYSGGHDQSLQLLLNGDVDVAATFVDARERYSQDFPEAMDKSRILGYTDKIPNISVTVSGSMEAKRSEEIQQALLRIAEKEEGKELLQELFNMHGFAMATDADYQVIRDTAEIMNIDLRAGN comes from the coding sequence ATGAAAAAAATCATTGCGATAGGACTATTGATAGCGTTACTGATAGCCTTACCAGCCTGTGGAAACGAGGAAGAGGAAGTAATTACCATGGGATTTGTTCCTATGAGGGATGGCGATGCGCTGATAGAATCCGTGGAGCCTCTAACGGCTATGCTCTCTGAAGAACTGGGAGTAACGGTTAAAGGGTTTACAGCGACCAATTACGTAGGTGTAGTGGAAGGGCTGGGATCCGGCCAGGTAGACTTTGGGTTTATTCCCCCTTTAGCCTATGTGCTGGCAAATCAGGAGAGCGATGCTGAGGTAATACTGACGTCTCTGAATCGAAGTGGAGAGGCTTTCTACAAGTCTCAGTTTTTGGTAAGAGAAGATAGTGAGATAGAAGATTTTCAGGATATAAAAGGAAAAATAGTAGCATTTGTTGATCCATCCTCTACTTCCGGTTATCTGTTTCCAGGAGCTTTTCTTGTGACAGAAGGGATTGACCTGGAAAGGGATATTCAGTATAGTTACAGCGGGGGCCATGATCAATCCTTGCAGCTATTATTGAATGGAGATGTGGATGTGGCCGCAACCTTTGTAGATGCCCGGGAACGGTATAGCCAGGATTTTCCTGAGGCTATGGATAAAAGCCGCATTTTAGGATACACAGATAAAATACCAAATATCAGCGTCACTGTCAGTGGTTCTATGGAAGCAAAGCGAAGCGAAGAAATTCAGCAAGCGCTTTTAAGAATTGCTGAAAAAGAAGAAGGAAAAGAGCTGTTACAGGAATTATTTAATATGCACGGCTTTGCGATGGCTACAGATGCTGACTATCAAGTGATCCGGGATACAGCGGAAATTATGAATATTGATTTAAGGGCAGGAAACTAA
- a CDS encoding fructose bisphosphate aldolase, whose product MKNQQMERMRNGKGFIAALDQSGGSTPKALAEYGVQKDAYRNEEEMFDLVHEMRTRVMTSPSFTGDKVVGVILFEQTMEREVENMPTPDYLWQKKGILPFLKVDKGLEPLSEGVQLMKPIPELEKQLKRAREKNIFGTKMRSVIKEANPEGIQKVISQQFEYGQQIIDAGLMPILEPEVDIHSPDKEESEKIMMTQILKHLNMLEEEQEIMLKLSIPSQNAFYSELVNHPKVLRVVALSGGYSRDEAVELLEKNPGVIASFSRALLGGLAAQQSDEAFDQVLHTSIEKIYQASIT is encoded by the coding sequence GTGAAAAACCAGCAAATGGAAAGAATGCGAAACGGGAAAGGGTTTATTGCAGCCTTGGATCAGAGTGGAGGCAGTACTCCGAAAGCATTGGCTGAATATGGCGTTCAGAAAGATGCCTACAGAAATGAAGAAGAAATGTTTGATTTGGTCCATGAGATGCGAACCCGTGTGATGACCAGCCCATCCTTTACCGGCGATAAAGTGGTAGGAGTGATCTTGTTTGAGCAAACCATGGAGCGGGAAGTTGAGAATATGCCAACGCCGGATTACTTATGGCAGAAAAAAGGAATTCTCCCCTTCTTAAAAGTAGATAAAGGACTGGAACCATTAAGCGAAGGGGTTCAGTTAATGAAACCGATCCCTGAACTGGAAAAGCAACTGAAACGGGCAAGAGAAAAAAATATTTTTGGAACAAAAATGCGTTCCGTCATTAAGGAAGCAAATCCAGAAGGCATTCAAAAGGTGATCAGTCAACAGTTTGAATACGGTCAACAAATAATCGATGCTGGGTTGATGCCTATTTTAGAACCGGAGGTAGATATTCACAGCCCGGATAAGGAAGAATCAGAAAAAATCATGATGACCCAAATCCTGAAACATCTTAATATGCTGGAAGAGGAACAAGAAATTATGTTGAAACTGTCTATACCCAGCCAGAACGCATTCTACAGTGAACTGGTAAACCATCCAAAGGTTTTACGTGTGGTTGCTCTTTCGGGCGGATATAGCCGTGACGAAGCGGTAGAACTTTTGGAAAAAAACCCGGGTGTGATTGCCAGTTTCTCACGGGCATTGTTGGGAGGATTGGCAGCACAGCAAAGCGATGAAGCCTTTGACCAAGTCCTCCATACATCGATAGAAAAAATATATCAAGCATCGATCACATAA